A single window of Fervidicoccus fontis Kam940 DNA harbors:
- a CDS encoding signal recognition particle protein Srp54 produces the protein MFSGIKEAIKKFLSSTSPYEQSVEEFIRELQRILIKSDVNVKVVFEFTSKIRKRALEEKPPQGVSRRDWFIKIVYEELISLLGGEEELNVLPKKKPYVIMLVGVQGSGKTTTAAKLAWYYKNRGYRVGLIAADTFRAGAYEQLKQLAEKVGVEFWGDKGLNDPAEISRKGLEYHLSKKAEIIIIDTAGRHGYGEESKLIDEMKAIADAVKPDEVILVLDASIGQKAYDLAKKFHEATPIGSIIITKLDGTAKGGGAISAIAATGAKVKFVGTGEKVDEIEPFRPKNFASRILGMGDIEAILERVYSTMSQNELEEMADSLMSGNLNMKLIYKQIKQIRSMGPIGKILRMIPGLSMSLPEDEGALKVSEKKMDMWLNIINSMTYEEMEKPELLEREKSRIRRIAIGAGVAQEDVRELLNYYNYIKKLLKQLKRRKSLLKKFGGADEFLEEE, from the coding sequence ATTTTTTCGGGAATAAAGGAAGCAATTAAAAAGTTTCTTTCATCTACTTCTCCATATGAGCAGAGCGTAGAGGAGTTTATAAGAGAGCTCCAGAGGATCTTAATTAAATCTGATGTAAATGTAAAGGTGGTTTTTGAATTTACGAGCAAAATAAGGAAGAGGGCTCTAGAGGAAAAGCCACCGCAAGGAGTGAGCAGAAGAGACTGGTTCATTAAAATTGTATATGAAGAGCTCATATCGCTCTTAGGAGGAGAAGAAGAGCTTAACGTGTTGCCGAAAAAAAAGCCTTATGTGATAATGCTTGTAGGAGTCCAGGGGAGCGGGAAGACTACTACTGCGGCAAAGCTAGCCTGGTACTATAAAAATAGAGGATATAGAGTAGGGCTGATAGCTGCAGACACATTCAGGGCTGGAGCATATGAGCAGCTGAAGCAACTGGCAGAAAAAGTTGGGGTTGAGTTTTGGGGAGATAAGGGGTTGAACGATCCCGCAGAGATAAGCAGAAAGGGACTAGAGTACCATCTATCAAAAAAGGCAGAAATAATAATTATTGATACTGCTGGAAGACATGGGTACGGTGAGGAAAGCAAACTTATTGACGAGATGAAGGCAATAGCAGATGCTGTAAAGCCTGACGAAGTCATCTTAGTATTGGATGCGTCAATCGGTCAAAAGGCTTATGATCTTGCGAAGAAGTTCCATGAAGCCACACCTATAGGTTCAATAATAATTACAAAGCTGGACGGCACTGCGAAAGGCGGAGGCGCAATATCAGCGATTGCAGCCACAGGCGCGAAAGTAAAATTTGTGGGAACTGGAGAAAAGGTCGATGAAATTGAGCCTTTTAGACCTAAAAACTTTGCTTCAAGGATCCTGGGAATGGGCGACATAGAGGCAATATTGGAAAGAGTATATTCAACCATGAGCCAAAACGAGCTTGAAGAAATGGCGGATTCTTTAATGAGCGGTAACCTCAATATGAAGCTGATTTATAAGCAAATAAAGCAGATCAGGAGCATGGGGCCGATCGGAAAAATACTTAGAATGATACCTGGATTGAGCATGTCATTACCAGAAGACGAGGGCGCTCTAAAAGTGAGCGAAAAGAAAATGGACATGTGGCTTAATATAATTAACAGCATGACATATGAAGAAATGGAAAAACCTGAGCTTCTTGAAAGAGAGAAGTCAAGGATAAGAAGGATCGCAATAGGTGCTGGAGTGGCACAGGAAGACGTTAGAGAGCTTTTGAATTATTACAACTACATAAAAAAGCTCTTAAAGCAGTTGAAAAGAAGGAAGTCTCTTCTTAAAAAATTTGGAGGAGCAGATGAATTCTTAGAGGAGGAATAG
- a CDS encoding tRNA pseudouridine(54/55) synthase Pus10, with product MENEVLSKAISIMEKYPLCDSCLGRMFSSFLKGFTNEERGKAIKIAIAMELIKKLKSGEEEAGKKLEAISQSLGPEFDKTLEEVNIKRRTGECYLCGGKLKKWVSLYKEAVPILKKKSVESFVVGITGSKEIETKEDELLREFSIDTAESIKSELRREVGKLITSSTGIDAGFTDPGAVIYIDLKSENLRVKVMPLFIKGRYIKAGRNISQVEWFDDDKKQQLSVKGMLSVLSEFYGGEVLLHASGREDVDVRMLGWGRPMVVEIKDPRTRRVPLSYISWLVNKNPYGIFILEEKGKRKDVREIKELDSKKRKIYRIVVAGDVPLNEKDADTIVRELKGKVIEQRTPTRVLVRRKDVARRKKVYDISLHAFSGVLIGLIETDGGLYIKELISGDNGRTKPNFSEILGKSVQCIELDVVKVVW from the coding sequence TTGGAGAACGAAGTATTAAGCAAAGCGATAAGCATAATGGAAAAATATCCTTTATGCGACTCATGTTTGGGAAGGATGTTCTCCTCCTTTCTAAAGGGGTTTACTAATGAAGAAAGAGGAAAGGCAATAAAAATAGCAATTGCGATGGAGCTAATAAAAAAACTTAAGAGTGGTGAAGAGGAGGCGGGAAAAAAGCTGGAAGCCATCTCTCAATCTTTAGGTCCGGAGTTTGATAAGACGCTCGAAGAGGTTAATATTAAACGCAGGACTGGTGAATGCTATTTATGCGGTGGCAAATTAAAGAAATGGGTGAGCCTGTATAAAGAAGCTGTGCCCATATTAAAGAAAAAATCTGTAGAGTCCTTTGTCGTTGGAATTACAGGTTCAAAAGAAATAGAAACCAAAGAGGATGAGCTTCTCAGAGAGTTTTCAATAGACACAGCTGAATCCATAAAGTCTGAGCTGAGGAGAGAAGTTGGAAAGCTGATTACCAGCTCTACTGGTATAGATGCAGGTTTCACAGATCCAGGCGCAGTTATTTACATTGATTTGAAAAGTGAGAATCTGAGAGTAAAAGTGATGCCTCTGTTCATTAAAGGAAGATATATCAAAGCTGGGAGGAACATAAGCCAAGTAGAGTGGTTCGATGATGACAAAAAACAACAACTTTCTGTTAAAGGAATGCTTTCCGTTCTCAGTGAGTTTTATGGGGGGGAGGTTTTACTTCATGCCTCTGGAAGAGAGGACGTTGATGTGAGGATGCTCGGTTGGGGAAGGCCTATGGTAGTTGAGATAAAAGATCCAAGAACCAGGAGAGTGCCGCTTAGCTACATCAGCTGGCTAGTAAATAAAAATCCATACGGAATTTTCATACTTGAAGAAAAGGGGAAAAGGAAGGATGTGAGAGAGATAAAAGAGCTTGACTCAAAGAAAAGAAAGATTTACAGAATAGTTGTAGCAGGCGATGTACCCCTCAATGAGAAAGATGCTGATACGATAGTAAGAGAGCTGAAGGGAAAGGTAATTGAGCAGAGAACCCCTACAAGAGTTCTTGTGAGGAGAAAAGATGTTGCAAGGAGGAAAAAAGTATACGATATAAGCTTGCACGCTTTTTCCGGGGTATTGATTGGGTTGATAGAGACGGACGGGGGGCTTTATATAAAAGAGCTGATTTCTGGTGATAATGGAAGAACTAAGCCGAACTTCTCTGAAATACTCGGAAAGAGTGTGCAATGTATCGAGCTTGATGTGGTCAAGGTTGTTTGGTAG
- a CDS encoding DNA-binding protein, giving the protein MESIYIFSIRPEYAEAIFSGRKKFELRRGKGKDLIKGGLAIVYVSGRVKAISGEFTIGRIIRGPPEKIWRYVRKKNEKGISPESWKFIAGAKTAIAIEVLSPKLYEKPVSLREIREVLPTWTPPMGYSKINKNEPIYQIFLSKLLTSKEVKTEN; this is encoded by the coding sequence TTGGAGAGTATATATATATTTTCAATAAGACCTGAATATGCAGAAGCAATTTTCTCTGGAAGAAAGAAGTTCGAGCTCAGAAGAGGAAAAGGAAAGGATCTGATCAAGGGAGGTCTTGCTATAGTATATGTCAGCGGGAGGGTCAAAGCAATCTCAGGTGAATTTACGATCGGACGAATTATAAGAGGTCCTCCAGAGAAAATATGGAGATATGTGAGGAAGAAAAATGAAAAGGGTATATCTCCTGAGTCGTGGAAGTTTATAGCAGGAGCAAAAACTGCAATTGCCATTGAAGTATTATCGCCAAAGCTATATGAAAAGCCAGTCAGTTTAAGGGAAATCAGGGAAGTACTACCTACATGGACTCCCCCCATGGGTTACTCAAAAATCAATAAAAATGAACCAATTTATCAGATATTTCTCTCAAAACTCCTAACTTCTAAAGAAGTTAAAACTGAGAATTAA
- a CDS encoding translation initiation factor IF-5A: MSINYISLGDVKIGTYIIIENEPCRVVEITKAKTGKHGSAKAHVVAIGLFTGNKRTLTAPVDQRVEQPIIEKKVAQVIADLGNSYQLMDMESYETFEVQKPNDPELLSKIAPGKEVEYWEVMGQRIIVRMRG; the protein is encoded by the coding sequence ATGAGTATAAACTACATATCCCTCGGAGATGTGAAAATAGGAACATACATCATCATAGAAAATGAGCCTTGCAGGGTTGTGGAGATAACAAAAGCTAAAACGGGGAAGCACGGGAGCGCTAAGGCTCATGTTGTCGCCATAGGACTTTTCACTGGAAATAAAAGGACTTTGACAGCGCCGGTGGATCAGAGAGTAGAGCAACCAATAATTGAGAAGAAAGTTGCTCAAGTCATTGCAGACCTTGGAAATTCCTATCAACTTATGGATATGGAAAGCTATGAAACCTTCGAGGTTCAAAAGCCAAATGACCCAGAACTGCTGAGCAAAATAGCTCCTGGAAAAGAAGTAGAATATTGGGAGGTCATGGGACAGAGGATAATTGTTAGGATGAGAGGATAA
- a CDS encoding RNA methyltransferase, whose protein sequence is MDIRLVLVGIEGGANLGMIMRLAENFEVDDVVLVYPRELDMDEARRFSAKAVGRLDNLVVYKNLDEALSPCDVRVCTTAKFSLDGDILRSTIPSYDLPSFLERYKKPCIVFGRESSGLTRDELSKCDFVSTIPSSSEYSALNLANSVSIYLYEIYKSKRKRDLVNLAEREELEQAVSIFGDIASMALGDETKIMRARTAMRHVLFRSSPSKPEVRILTHVLRRVKRRIEGSSTKQP, encoded by the coding sequence ATGGATATTAGACTTGTGCTTGTAGGTATCGAAGGTGGAGCAAACTTAGGAATGATAATGAGGCTGGCTGAAAACTTCGAGGTAGACGATGTCGTTCTCGTTTATCCAAGAGAGCTCGATATGGATGAGGCCAGAAGATTTTCAGCAAAAGCGGTAGGCAGATTAGACAATCTAGTAGTTTATAAAAACCTGGATGAAGCTCTCTCTCCATGTGATGTCAGAGTATGCACTACAGCTAAGTTCAGCCTGGATGGTGATATTTTAAGAAGCACGATCCCCTCCTATGATCTGCCCTCTTTTCTTGAAAGATATAAAAAGCCGTGTATCGTATTTGGAAGAGAAAGCTCAGGTCTCACTAGAGATGAGCTTTCGAAGTGCGATTTTGTGTCAACAATTCCTTCGTCTTCAGAGTACTCAGCTCTGAATTTGGCAAATTCGGTATCAATATATCTTTATGAGATATACAAGTCCAAAAGAAAAAGGGATCTGGTAAATTTAGCCGAGAGAGAAGAACTTGAGCAAGCCGTAAGCATATTCGGCGATATAGCTTCAATGGCATTAGGAGATGAAACAAAAATAATGAGGGCAAGAACAGCCATGAGGCATGTGCTATTTAGGTCATCTCCATCAAAGCCAGAAGTTAGAATATTGACGCATGTCCTCAGAAGAGTTAAAAGGAGGATCGAGGGAAGCTCTACCAAACAACCTTGA